In a genomic window of Gigantopelta aegis isolate Gae_Host chromosome 9, Gae_host_genome, whole genome shotgun sequence:
- the LOC121382017 gene encoding uncharacterized protein LOC121382017, with the protein MSRSTAASGSSYFGKYVEETLSKVPGEIRRDAEANIIQVLHRAQRAAEHSHMQPPPRQDQQSQQFQQEVPQFQHSLWQPHPSQWPPRPVGRQTTVWGRQDRGYIQRQLPTYPMTSPLPPTSEAQPGASGVTASTTTTALPSSLDDCFVSLLGASTPAAGSFNLSSQLNTPRQLADEDDDDTDLA; encoded by the coding sequence ATGTCCAGAAGTACGGCTGCGTCTGGCAGCTCCTATTTTGGGAAGTATGTGGAGGAAACCCTGTCGAAGGTGCCTGGGGAGATCAGGAGGGATGCTGAGGCTAACATTATCCAGGTGCTGCACAGGGCTCAGCGGGCAGCTGAGCACAGCCATATGCAGCCACCACCACGCCAAGACCAGCAGTCCCAACAGTTCCAGCAGGAGGTCCCGCAGTTCCAGCATTCCCTGTGGCAGCCTCACCCCTCTCAGTGGCCACCTCGCCCCGTTGGGCGTCAAACCACTGTCTGGGGTAGACAGGACCGCGGCTACATCCAGCGACAGTTACCCACGTACCCGATGACCAGCCCATTACCACCAACCAGTGAAGCACAGCCAGGAGCCTCAGGGGTGACggccagcaccaccaccactgcgCTGCCCTCCTCTCTAGATGACTGCTTCGTCAGCCTGCTGGGAGCTAGTACACCAGCTGCCGGCAGTTTCAACCTCTCCTCCCAGCTCAACACCCCTCGTCAACTTGCtgatgaggatgatgatgaCACAGACCTGGCCTAG